Proteins from a genomic interval of Candidatus Nomurabacteria bacterium:
- a CDS encoding ABC transporter permease: MSEVKALSNNLFSKRNKSLLRELVKTEFKLRYQNSFLGYAWSLLKPLGLFTVLYVVFTKIFSFGAGIPHYPVYLLLGIVLWTFFIESTGGALSSIVGRGDLIRKISFPKYIIVISGTVSSLINLFLSLVIVLIFALFNGVSFGSQALFAPLLIGEVYALVLGIGLILSTLYVNFRDLSHIWEVLMQAAFYAIPIIYDIHLVFTEFNATAAKIIMLNPVSQIIQDLRYSLVTKSTARTTDIVQMPFALIPYLLVPLILLVGSVYFRKRSKFFAEQI, translated from the coding sequence ATGTCAGAAGTAAAAGCCCTATCCAATAACCTTTTCTCTAAGCGCAACAAATCTCTATTAAGAGAGCTTGTTAAGACAGAGTTTAAACTTAGATACCAAAACTCTTTCCTAGGCTACGCCTGGAGTTTACTTAAGCCTCTTGGACTATTCACTGTACTCTACGTTGTATTTACAAAAATATTCAGTTTCGGAGCAGGCATACCTCACTATCCAGTCTATCTCTTATTAGGTATAGTCCTATGGACATTCTTTATCGAATCAACTGGGGGAGCGTTGAGCTCAATAGTTGGAAGAGGTGATTTAATACGCAAAATCTCATTTCCTAAGTATATTATTGTTATTTCGGGTACAGTATCTTCCCTCATAAACTTGTTTTTAAGCCTAGTAATAGTTTTAATATTTGCACTATTCAATGGTGTCAGTTTTGGATCACAAGCCCTATTTGCCCCATTACTCATAGGTGAAGTATATGCACTAGTGCTAGGGATTGGGCTAATACTTTCTACCTTATATGTGAACTTCCGGGATCTTAGCCACATATGGGAGGTGTTAATGCAAGCAGCCTTTTATGCCATACCCATCATATACGATATTCACCTAGTTTTTACCGAATTCAATGCGACTGCAGCTAAAATAATAATGCTTAATCCTGTATCACAGATTATTCAAGATTTACGTTATAGTTTAGTTACAAAAAGTACAGCTAGAACAACTGACATAGTGCAGATGCCTTTTGCATTGATACCATACCTGCTTGTCCCATTAATTTTGTTAGTAGGTTCAGTATACTTTAGAAAGAGATCAAAGTTTTTTGCAGAACAGATTTAA
- a CDS encoding glycosyltransferase family 2 protein has product MRKILVGVLCWNNIEIISDAVDSLLDQSIKIDIFVVDNGSTDGSYDFLKDKYEDNIILHQNKKNKGFAGGANNVLRHAIENGYDYVALLNSDAKAHKEWTLSLASVLDENKKAGVSTSKILKLDGKTIDTTGEQFYTWGLSSPRGRDEKDNGQYNKECQVFGGSGGASMYRVSMLKEVGLFDEDFFAYYEDADLSFRANLAGWKVIYTPKAIVEHEIGASSSKVSGLAYKMSVKNQIMLLVKNVPLKNYFQIMLRFKVLWIGNIVSGLKQGYFKQTISSLLILIVLLPKKFIQRVKIQRLRKKKNINADDIYMLISPGYPKIINDNTTVKLVRKLSFWR; this is encoded by the coding sequence ATGAGAAAAATACTAGTTGGTGTCCTTTGTTGGAATAATATTGAAATAATCAGTGATGCAGTTGATTCATTGTTAGATCAATCTATTAAAATTGATATCTTTGTTGTCGATAATGGGTCTACCGATGGATCTTACGACTTTTTGAAGGATAAATATGAAGATAATATTATCCTTCATCAGAATAAAAAGAATAAAGGTTTTGCTGGAGGGGCTAATAATGTTTTAAGACATGCCATTGAAAATGGATATGATTACGTAGCTCTTCTAAATTCTGATGCTAAAGCTCATAAAGAATGGACTTTAAGTTTAGCTAGTGTACTTGATGAAAACAAAAAAGCAGGAGTCTCAACCTCAAAAATATTAAAACTTGATGGAAAGACAATTGATACGACTGGCGAGCAGTTTTATACTTGGGGACTATCTTCACCTAGAGGAAGAGATGAAAAAGATAATGGTCAATACAATAAAGAATGCCAGGTTTTTGGAGGTTCTGGTGGAGCCTCTATGTATCGAGTCAGTATGCTAAAAGAAGTTGGATTATTTGATGAAGATTTTTTTGCTTATTATGAGGATGCAGATTTAAGCTTTAGGGCAAATTTAGCGGGCTGGAAAGTTATTTATACTCCTAAGGCAATAGTTGAGCATGAAATTGGAGCTAGTAGCTCTAAGGTAAGTGGCTTAGCTTATAAGATGAGCGTAAAAAATCAGATCATGCTTTTAGTGAAAAATGTACCTTTAAAAAATTACTTTCAAATAATGCTTAGATTTAAGGTCTTATGGATCGGCAATATTGTTAGTGGTTTAAAACAGGGTTATTTTAAGCAGACAATATCTTCTTTATTAATACTTATAGTATTGTTACCAAAAAAGTTCATACAAAGAGTTAAGATTCAAAGATTAAGAAAGAAAAAGAATATTAACGCTGATGATATTTATATGTTAATTAGTCCTGGGTACCCAAAAATTATTAATGATAACACTACGGTTAAATTAGTTAGAAAGTTAAGCTTTTGGCGTTAA
- the rfbA gene encoding glucose-1-phosphate thymidylyltransferase RfbA: MKGIILAGGSGTRLYPITKGVSKQLIPLYDKPMIYYPLSTLMLAGINEVLIISTPKDLPRFKELLGDGKEWGINLEYTVQEEPRGLADAFILGADFIGSDKVALVLGDNIFYGSEMGSKLKQYTDIAGGLIFGAEVHDPERYGVVEFDKDMNVVSIVEKPEQPKSKYAIPGLYFFDNKCVEYAKNVKPSPRGEIEITEIQNAYLKSGNLKVALLDRGTAWLDTGTFETLHQAGEFVKVIEHRQGVKVGCPEEIAFRNGWIDRDQLMTIAEPLVKSGYGKYLLSIANS, from the coding sequence ATGAAGGGAATTATTCTAGCGGGAGGTTCTGGAACTAGACTTTATCCAATAACAAAAGGAGTAAGTAAGCAGCTTATACCCCTATATGATAAACCAATGATTTACTACCCACTCAGTACATTAATGCTGGCTGGAATAAATGAAGTGCTAATTATATCAACACCAAAAGATCTGCCAAGGTTTAAAGAGTTATTAGGTGATGGAAAGGAATGGGGGATAAATCTAGAATATACCGTCCAAGAAGAGCCACGAGGCTTAGCAGATGCTTTTATACTAGGTGCAGATTTCATAGGAAGTGATAAAGTTGCACTAGTGTTGGGAGATAACATCTTCTATGGCTCGGAGATGGGCTCTAAACTTAAGCAATATACAGATATTGCTGGGGGACTAATATTTGGAGCAGAAGTCCATGATCCAGAAAGATATGGCGTCGTAGAGTTCGATAAAGACATGAATGTAGTCTCGATCGTAGAGAAACCAGAGCAGCCAAAGAGTAAATATGCCATTCCAGGATTATACTTTTTTGATAATAAGTGTGTTGAGTATGCAAAGAACGTTAAACCAAGCCCAAGAGGTGAGATAGAGATAACAGAAATCCAAAATGCATACCTAAAATCAGGTAACTTAAAGGTGGCTCTCTTAGATAGAGGTACTGCCTGGCTAGACACTGGAACCTTTGAGACACTTCATCAAGCAGGAGAATTTGTAAAAGTAATAGAACACAGACAAGGCGTAAAAGTTGGTTGCCCTGAAGAAATTGCTTTTAGAAACGGATGGATAGATAGAGATCAACTTATGACAATTGCCGAGCCATTAGTAAAGAGTGGCTACGGTAAATACTTATTAAGTATTGCAAATTCTTAA